One genomic region from bacterium encodes:
- the atpC gene encoding ATP synthase F1 subunit epsilon, producing the protein MIEFKLITPEKLILEGDANSITCPGSLGEFGVLPSHAPLLTTLGSGRLQINREKEQKKFEIENGFCEVLPDKVIILADKIESEQ; encoded by the coding sequence ATGATAGAGTTTAAACTGATTACCCCAGAAAAATTAATTTTAGAAGGTGACGCAAATTCAATTACCTGCCCGGGGAGTTTAGGAGAATTTGGGGTTTTACCTTCCCACGCACCCCTTTTAACTACGCTTGGCAGCGGTAGATTACAAATTAATCGTGAAAAAGAACAAAAAAAGTTTGAAATCGAAAATGGGTTTTGCGAAGTCTTACCAGATAAAGTTATTATCTTAGCCGATAAGATAGAAAGTGAACAGTGA
- the atpD gene encoding F0F1 ATP synthase subunit beta produces the protein MRTGKIKQILGPVVDIKFETDDLPPIYNAVKIKREKASAVALEQELVVEVAQHLGDNTVRTIAMDYTDGIKRGLEATDTGYPIRVPVGEATLGRVMGPWGEPLDNLGSIEASEYSPIHKPSPTFDDQEVIREPFETGLKAVDLLAPFAKGGKVGLFGGAGVGKTVLVMELIRNVATEHGGVSVFAGVGERTREGNDLWLEMKESGVIAKTALVYGQMQESPGARFRVALSGLTVAEYFRDKKNQDVLLFIDNIFRFVQAGSEVSALLGRMPSAVGYQSTLGTDMGALQERITSTKKGSITSVQAIYVPADDLTDPAPATTFSHLDATIVLSRQIAELGIYPAIDPLDSTSRILDPRILGEEHYKTTRAVQQVLQRYKDLQDIIAILGMDELSEEDKMTVYRARKIQKFLSQPFFVAEVFTGRPGKYVSVKETVRGFKEIVEGKYDDIPEACFYMVGGIDEVLEKAQLLEKEK, from the coding sequence ATGCGAACAGGGAAAATAAAACAGATATTAGGGCCAGTAGTAGATATCAAGTTTGAGACAGATGATTTACCCCCTATTTACAACGCGGTCAAAATCAAAAGGGAAAAGGCAAGTGCTGTTGCTTTAGAGCAAGAATTAGTCGTAGAAGTAGCACAACATCTGGGCGATAATACGGTCAGAACGATTGCTATGGATTATACCGACGGGATAAAAAGAGGGTTGGAGGCAACAGATACAGGTTATCCGATTAGGGTCCCGGTTGGAGAAGCCACTTTAGGTCGGGTAATGGGTCCGTGGGGTGAACCTCTGGATAATTTAGGCTCCATAGAAGCCTCAGAATATTCACCCATTCATAAACCATCACCCACATTTGACGACCAGGAGGTAATTCGTGAACCATTTGAGACAGGATTAAAGGCAGTAGATTTATTAGCACCTTTTGCTAAAGGAGGAAAGGTTGGATTATTTGGTGGTGCAGGTGTGGGGAAAACAGTGTTAGTTATGGAATTAATTCGTAATGTCGCGACCGAGCATGGCGGTGTCTCAGTATTTGCTGGCGTAGGTGAACGAACACGCGAAGGAAATGACCTCTGGTTAGAAATGAAAGAATCAGGCGTAATTGCCAAAACTGCACTTGTCTATGGTCAAATGCAAGAATCACCCGGTGCCCGATTCCGTGTTGCATTGAGTGGATTAACGGTTGCCGAATATTTTAGAGACAAAAAGAATCAAGATGTTCTGTTATTTATTGATAATATATTTCGATTTGTGCAAGCCGGTTCGGAAGTATCAGCCCTTTTAGGTCGAATGCCTTCGGCGGTTGGTTATCAATCGACCCTCGGCACAGATATGGGCGCCTTACAAGAAAGAATCACCTCAACCAAAAAAGGTTCTATCACCTCAGTTCAGGCAATATATGTTCCGGCAGATGATCTGACCGACCCTGCTCCGGCAACTACATTTTCTCACCTTGATGCAACTATTGTTTTATCGCGACAAATAGCAGAATTAGGCATATATCCGGCAATTGACCCATTAGATTCTACATCCAGAATACTTGACCCAAGAATATTAGGGGAGGAACATTATAAAACAACTCGCGCCGTTCAACAAGTCCTTCAACGATACAAAGACTTGCAGGATATTATCGCTATCTTAGGTATGGATGAATTAAGTGAAGAGGATAAAATGACGGTGTATCGTGCCAGAAAAATACAAAAATTCTTATCTCAACCATTCTTTGTTGCAGAGGTATTTACCGGAAGGCCAGGGAAATATGTTAGTGTCAAAGAGACAGTGCGTGGGTTTAAAGAGATTGTTGAAGGAAAGTATGATGATATCCCGGAGGCGTGTTTTTATATGGTTGGTGGGATAGATGAGGTATTAGAAAAGGCTCAATTGTTAGAAAAGGAAAAATAG
- a CDS encoding DUF3307 domain-containing protein has protein sequence MIIFYQLLLVHLIADYPLQFNELFKLKVRSKWGVLLHCGIVGIMAIPFLFPYILCLKMWLAIFILIISHFLIDYLRIVITTNTQTDNLWMFLLDQSLHIIVMWFITLIILSIPESAIKIPEFTRGVLEDKIILLTASGFIAGGYFGAIVIHYLKKMISEDYSSQALKTKRYGIIERLLIMTLILMPSLFFLFIPTILIARMVISKEREEEYSLFDSIASTSIAVIFGLILKMFVWG, from the coding sequence ATGATTATTTTTTATCAATTATTATTAGTTCATTTAATCGCAGATTATCCATTACAATTTAATGAATTATTCAAATTGAAGGTAAGGAGTAAATGGGGTGTGTTACTCCACTGTGGAATTGTGGGAATAATGGCTATTCCTTTCTTGTTTCCTTATATCCTTTGTCTCAAGATGTGGCTGGCAATCTTTATCTTGATAATCTCCCATTTCCTGATTGATTATCTCCGAATAGTCATTACGACTAACACACAGACAGATAACCTCTGGATGTTTTTGTTAGACCAGTCTCTACATATAATTGTTATGTGGTTTATTACCTTAATTATTCTTTCTATCCCTGAATCTGCCATCAAAATACCTGAATTTACAAGAGGCGTGCTGGAGGATAAAATTATACTCTTAACGGCAAGTGGATTTATTGCCGGTGGCTATTTTGGGGCAATAGTTATTCATTATTTAAAGAAGATGATTAGTGAGGATTACTCATCTCAGGCATTAAAGACTAAAAGATACGGAATAATCGAGCGACTATTGATTATGACTTTAATTCTTATGCCCAGTCTATTCTTTCTCTTCATCCCCACTATCCTTATTGCCAGAATGGTCATTTCCAAAGAAAGAGAAGAAGAATATAGTTTGTTTGACAGTATTGCCAGTACATCTATTGCCGTAATTTTTGGATTAATATTAAAGATGTTTGTCTGGGGATAA